The Haloplanus sp. CK5-1 genome contains a region encoding:
- a CDS encoding protein kinase domain-containing protein translates to MNADDFEGETVRGPAGTLQLGAQLGTGAEGAVYRVQGIESEVVKIFEETKRVEKADKVQAMVANPPTDPTHRERDVRSIVWPTAVVEDPSTDAFLGYTMPRVDLDAYKNVQRYAREDMQWSDSEPETRYKTALNVALVFEAIHKQGHAIGDLNHQNILVDGGYVALIDCDAFHISGANDTYGDDTYFPRYAPPEGRARTLSAVREGDRFGLGIHIFQLLMEGFHPFQAQGPAATTGDFGDMIEGNRFLYTDPRPEGLEPHDHSPDYDELPADIRELFDKCFHAGKEHPIARPKASEWTRTLKTVTGLTDDDSTTTAETETQSGGSDRDTRPRPPAGGGGGGSAGGGGGGSAGGGGGGSGSGRDTRPRPPAGGGGGGGGGSKTSDPPVTTSRRSRRSEVAGTVVSELKRTLLYFGGLLVALLAGYVLFAAV, encoded by the coding sequence ATGAATGCCGATGACTTCGAGGGGGAGACGGTACGCGGCCCCGCCGGGACGCTCCAGCTCGGCGCACAACTCGGTACGGGCGCGGAGGGCGCCGTGTACCGAGTGCAGGGAATCGAGTCCGAGGTCGTGAAGATATTCGAGGAGACGAAGCGGGTCGAGAAGGCCGACAAGGTGCAGGCGATGGTGGCGAACCCGCCGACAGATCCGACCCACCGGGAGCGCGACGTTCGGTCGATCGTCTGGCCGACGGCGGTCGTCGAGGATCCCTCAACCGACGCGTTTCTGGGCTACACCATGCCCCGCGTGGACCTCGACGCATACAAGAACGTCCAGCGGTACGCCCGCGAGGACATGCAGTGGTCGGACAGCGAACCGGAAACGCGGTACAAGACAGCGCTCAACGTGGCGCTCGTCTTCGAGGCCATCCACAAGCAGGGTCACGCCATCGGTGACCTGAACCACCAGAACATCCTCGTCGACGGCGGCTACGTCGCGCTCATCGACTGCGACGCCTTCCACATCAGCGGCGCGAACGACACGTACGGCGACGACACCTACTTCCCGCGGTACGCGCCCCCCGAGGGACGGGCGAGGACGCTGAGTGCGGTCCGCGAGGGTGACCGGTTCGGCCTCGGTATCCACATTTTCCAGCTGTTGATGGAGGGATTCCATCCGTTTCAGGCACAGGGTCCCGCAGCAACGACCGGTGACTTCGGCGACATGATAGAGGGGAACCGGTTCCTGTACACGGATCCTCGGCCCGAGGGGTTGGAGCCACACGACCACTCACCCGACTACGACGAACTCCCGGCGGACATCCGGGAACTGTTCGACAAGTGCTTCCACGCCGGAAAGGAGCATCCGATAGCCCGCCCCAAGGCCAGCGAGTGGACCCGCACGCTCAAAACGGTGACCGGGCTCACCGACGACGACTCGACCACGACGGCGGAAACCGAGACGCAGTCCGGCGGATCGGACCGAGACACGCGACCCCGACCCCCAGCCGGCGGTGGCGGCGGTGGCAGTGCCGGCGGTGGTGGCGGTGGCAGTGCCGGCGGTGGTGGCGGTGGCAGCGGGTCGGGCCGAGACACGCGTCCCCGACCCCCTGCCGGCGGTGGTGGCGGTGGCGGCGGTGGATCGAAGACGAGCGATCCACCGGTGACGACGTCACGACGGAGCCGACGGTCCGAGGTTGCGGGAACCGTCGTCTCGGAACTGAAACGAACGCTGCTCTACTTCGGCGGCCTACTCGTCGCGTTGCTAGCGGGGTACGTGCTCTTCGCAGCGGTGTGA